Proteins encoded together in one Xylanibacillus composti window:
- a CDS encoding GNAT family N-acetyltransferase — protein sequence MSVLHRKLYARRNISFQGKALIVEGPVEAAHLQELHMHPGLKAFRRPDEQKEALVEIATLPEGRIILARDQNTIVGYVTFHYPDEMETWSSPSMEDLIELGAIEVAKDYRGAGLGKHLLRLAFSAGQLENVIVFTTEYYWHWDLEGSGLSVWEYRRMMEALMQTVDMVWYATDDPEICSHPANCLMVRVGKEVPLSSVEQFDRVRFRRRFMY from the coding sequence ATGTCTGTCCTTCATCGCAAACTGTACGCTCGTCGGAATATTTCTTTTCAAGGGAAGGCGTTAATCGTGGAGGGCCCTGTTGAGGCAGCACACTTGCAAGAGCTTCACATGCATCCGGGACTGAAAGCGTTCCGCAGGCCTGATGAACAGAAGGAAGCTTTGGTTGAAATTGCTACTCTTCCAGAAGGGAGAATCATATTGGCACGCGACCAAAACACCATCGTCGGCTATGTAACCTTCCACTATCCGGATGAGATGGAAACTTGGTCTTCCCCTTCCATGGAGGATCTTATTGAGCTCGGCGCAATTGAGGTAGCCAAGGATTATCGCGGCGCCGGTCTGGGAAAGCATCTGCTTCGCCTCGCTTTCTCGGCTGGCCAGTTGGAGAATGTCATCGTCTTCACAACAGAGTATTATTGGCATTGGGATTTGGAAGGAAGCGGATTGAGCGTTTGGGAGTACCGCAGGATGATGGAAGCTTTGATGCAGACAGTAGATATGGTTTGGTACGCAACAGACGACCCGGAGATTTGTTCGCATCCCGCGAACTGTTTAATGGTTCGTGTCGGCAAGGAAGTACCCCTCTCCTCTGTCGAACAATTTGATCGCGTACGATTTCGGAGACGCTTCATGTATTAG